The Lutra lutra chromosome 10, mLutLut1.2, whole genome shotgun sequence genome contains a region encoding:
- the LOC125078858 gene encoding olfactory receptor 4S2-like, with translation MENNVTEFIFMGLSQNEKVQQLCFFLFLLFYMILMTGNFLIIMTIQMSPNLNSPMYFFLSFLSFVDICYSSVTAPKLIVDSQAKVKNISFVGCMVQLFFCHIFGCTEIFILTVMAYDRYVAICKPLRYMTIMDRKVCSILVVTCWLGGFVHSFIQTILTVQLPFCGPNLIDHYFCDVHPLLKLACTDTYVVGLIVIANSGMISLSCFVILVGSYIVILLSIKTRSSEGRRKALSTCASHIIVVILFFVPCLFIYLRPSTTFTEDKMVAVFYTIITPMLNPLIYTLRNTEVKNAMKRLWMERLLVRNKRDSGMKLNGIAIASVVPVST, from the coding sequence ATGGAAAATAATGTTACTGAATTTATCTTCATGGGTCTTTCCCAAAATGAGAAAGTACAGCAATtatgcttctttttgtttttactcttttatatGATCCTCATGACTGGAAATTTTCTCATTATAATGACCATTCAAATGAGTCCAAATCTCAACTCTCCAATGTACTTCTTCCTTAGCTTCCTATCCTTTGTGGACATCTGCTATTCCTCTGTTACAGCCCCCAAGCTGATTGTTGATTCCCAAGCCAAAGTCAAGAACATCTCTTTTGTTGGTTGTATGGTGCAGCTTTTTTTCTGCCATATCTTTGGCTGCACAGAGATCTTCATTCTCACAGTGATGGCCTATGACAGGTATGTGGCTATCTGTAAGCCTCTACGCTATATGACCATCATGGATCGGAAGGTCTGCTCCATACTGGTGGTAACCTGCTGGTTAGGAGGTTTTGTGCATTCCTTTATCCAGACTATCCTCACTGTACAACTGCCTTTCTGTGGCCCCAACCTGATTGACCACTATTTCTGTGATGTCCACCCTTTACTGAAGCTAGCTTGCACAGACACATATGTGGTAGGGCTCATTGTGATAGCCAACAGTGGCATGATTTCCCTGAGCTGCTTTGTAATTCTTGTAGGCTCTTACATTGTCATCTTGCTTTCCATTAAGACCCGTTCATCAGAGGGGAGGCGCAAGGCCCTGTCCACATGTGCTTCCCACATTATAGTGGTGATCTTGTTTTTTGTCCCCTGCCTCTTCATCTACCTAAGGCCTTCCACCACTTTTACTGAGGACAAGATGGTGGCTGTGTTCTATACCATCATTACACCCATGTTAAACCCCCTGATCTACACCCTGAGAAATACGGAAGTGAAAAATGCCATGAAGAGACTGTGGATGGAAAGGTTGTTGGTCAGAAATAAGAGAGACTCTGGTATGAAACTCAATGGGATTGCTATAGCCTCAGTTGTACCAGTTTCTACATGA